A part of Ignavibacteriales bacterium genomic DNA contains:
- a CDS encoding tetratricopeptide repeat protein — MNIKIKSAEVLEEILKDFFSSRDINEFKKSFLSPSPKKSRQSSESVSEGKVQLNFELPTDFNLITQIDLLITFSADKLPKIKFLELLLFLSHTTGSAGEFATAIDLNKKIIKQTKNDSLLKNIAANAYLFLGEIYSRQAQWEESFASIKKAYSLFKELNDSKGCANSENLLGTIYGDMGNLKKAVAHFESGIAYLDESVDISLTGKIEINLGIINNIQGNYHSALSYLKRALVNFQKISEPGRIAEIRHNMGMVFIKQADYNSALVEFDHALEIAIKGSFAQTIGITYLSKAYVFTLMRDFRLSEAYLNKAMEISYKINDRLSIAEVYKVRGIIQRENRNFDTAENFLLTSLRINKELDNKLNEAETQTELGILYKLTKKNKQSKQAFSQAFEYYQKIGAANEINKIQELFT, encoded by the coding sequence GTGAATATAAAAATTAAGAGTGCTGAAGTATTAGAAGAAATATTAAAGGATTTTTTCTCATCCCGTGATATTAATGAGTTTAAAAAAAGTTTTTTAAGCCCCTCTCCAAAAAAATCCAGGCAATCATCGGAATCAGTTTCTGAAGGAAAAGTGCAATTAAATTTTGAGCTTCCGACAGATTTTAATCTGATTACACAAATTGACTTGCTAATTACATTTTCTGCCGATAAACTTCCCAAAATAAAATTTCTTGAACTTTTACTTTTTCTCAGCCACACCACCGGTTCCGCAGGCGAGTTTGCGACTGCTATTGATCTTAACAAAAAGATTATCAAGCAAACAAAAAACGACTCACTTCTAAAAAATATTGCTGCCAATGCATATCTCTTCCTTGGGGAAATTTATAGCCGTCAGGCACAGTGGGAAGAAAGCTTTGCCAGCATAAAGAAAGCCTATTCGCTTTTCAAAGAGTTAAACGATTCTAAGGGTTGTGCAAACTCAGAAAATCTTTTAGGAACTATCTACGGCGATATGGGTAACCTGAAAAAGGCAGTTGCACATTTTGAAAGTGGCATTGCGTACCTGGATGAGAGCGTTGATATTTCATTGACTGGAAAAATTGAAATCAATCTCGGCATAATTAATAATATTCAGGGAAATTATCACTCTGCTTTATCTTATTTAAAACGAGCTTTGGTAAATTTCCAGAAGATTTCTGAGCCGGGTAGAATAGCTGAAATAAGACATAATATGGGAATGGTTTTTATTAAACAAGCTGATTACAATTCAGCATTGGTTGAATTTGATCATGCCTTGGAGATAGCCATTAAAGGGAGTTTTGCTCAGACAATCGGAATTACTTATTTAAGTAAAGCTTATGTTTTTACTTTGATGAGAGATTTTAGACTTAGTGAAGCCTACTTGAATAAAGCGATGGAAATCTCTTATAAAATAAACGACAGACTTTCAATTGCTGAGGTTTATAAAGTTAGAGGCATTATTCAAAGAGAAAATAGAAACTTCGACACTGCCGAAAATTTCCTCCTAACTTCGTTAAGAATAAATAAAGAATTGGATAACAAACTTAACGAAGCAGAAACGCAAACTGAACTTGGTATCCTCTATAAACTAACTAAAAAGAATAAACAAAGTAAGCAGGCTTTTAGTCAAGCATTTGAGTACTACCAGAAAATTGGAGCTGCTAACGAAATTAATAAGATCCAGGAATTGTTCACATAA
- a CDS encoding VOC family protein, translating to MHSSLIAHLEIPSTDLDKSKEFYNKVFGWDFKPFGKGYLLFNNHKGIMVGIRSVEKVFKGDSTVFHINVENIESILAKAEKAGGSIKRGKTVIPAMGWYALIYDIDGNTIGLFQKN from the coding sequence ATGCACAGTTCTCTCATCGCACATTTGGAAATTCCTTCAACCGATCTTGATAAATCAAAAGAATTTTACAACAAAGTATTTGGTTGGGATTTTAAACCATTTGGAAAAGGGTATTTGCTTTTCAATAATCACAAAGGAATAATGGTTGGCATACGCAGTGTCGAAAAAGTTTTTAAAGGTGATTCAACCGTATTTCATATTAATGTTGAGAACATTGAATCAATCTTAGCCAAAGCTGAGAAGGCGGGTGGAAGTATCAAACGCGGAAAAACAGTTATCCCCGCAATGGGCTGGTACGCTTTGATTTATGATATTGATGGTAATACGATTGGATTATTTCAGAAGAATTGA
- a CDS encoding YIP1 family protein: protein MSLVERAKNILMTPKTEWEVIKNEAASVGELFTKYAMIFALIPVVATFIGQSLIGVNLGFLGSYKIPVTNGLIYAVVYYILSLVGIYVVAFIIDALAPSFGSTKNMIASLKVAVYSYTAAWIAGIFSIIPVLGILGILGLYSLYLMYLGLKIVKDTPQDKLAGYLIVVIIIAVVVYFVIGMIVAAVALPSVGLDGLKNFNLGN from the coding sequence ATGAGCTTAGTTGAACGCGCTAAAAATATTTTAATGACACCAAAAACAGAGTGGGAAGTTATTAAAAATGAAGCAGCTTCAGTTGGTGAATTATTCACAAAGTACGCAATGATCTTTGCGCTAATTCCTGTAGTTGCTACTTTCATTGGTCAATCTTTAATCGGGGTTAACTTGGGATTTTTGGGTTCATATAAAATACCGGTTACAAACGGATTGATTTATGCTGTGGTATATTATATCCTTTCGTTAGTAGGTATCTATGTAGTAGCATTTATTATAGATGCCCTTGCTCCTTCTTTTGGTTCAACAAAAAATATGATCGCTTCACTGAAGGTAGCAGTTTATTCATATACGGCAGCCTGGATAGCAGGTATTTTTAGCATTATTCCTGTACTTGGTATTCTTGGTATCCTCGGTTTGTATTCACTTTATCTAATGTATCTTGGATTGAAAATTGTTAAAGACACGCCGCAGGATAAACTTGCCGGTTACTTAATCGTAGTTATTATAATTGCTGTTGTGGTTTATTTTGTTATTGGAATGATTGTAGCGGCAGTAGCTTTGCCAAGCGTGGGATTAGATGGGTTAAAAAATTTCAATCTCGGAAATTAG